A single genomic interval of Euwallacea similis isolate ESF13 chromosome 2, ESF131.1, whole genome shotgun sequence harbors:
- the mri gene encoding BTB/POZ domain-containing protein 10, whose protein sequence is MFWIISRDLQICIRYIYPVVKCFLPQRKMAGTSDRHYHNDTSSDTEDYTDDRRRKVFKNRIRSRGLLQTVVIQSKTGQMGIPPLSPQQHQMVPLFPNDDRVTLVVDSTRFVVDPALFVAHPNTMLGRMFSSSLDTHPNERGEYEVAEGIPASVFRSILEYYKGGLIKCPPSISVQELREACDYLLIPFDASTVKCQNLRGLLHELSNEGARCQFEVFLEDLILPLMVNSAQRGDRECHIVVLLDDDTVDWDEEYPPQMGEEYSQTVNSTAMYRFFKYIENRDVAKQVLKDRGLKKIRLGIEGYPTYKEKVRKRPGGRAEVIYNYVQRPFIHMSWEKEEAKSRHVDFQCVKSKSVTNLAEATADPALELDARGNPIVTATIGDPAPADMPALDNEEGAVGGIPDLFPANNLPPDDPNV, encoded by the exons ATGTTCTGGATTATATCCAGAGACCTCCAGATTTGCATCAGGTACATTTATCCAGTTGTAAAGTGCTTTCTACCCCAACGAAAAATGGCAGGCACTAGTGATCGCCACTATCACAATGATACAAGCAGTGACACTGAAGATTATACAGATGATAGACGaagaaaagttttcaaaaacagAATCAG ATCTCGAGGGTTACTCCAAACTGTAGTCATCCAATCGAAAACTGGCCAAATGGGTATCCCCCCACTCTCTCCACAACAACATCAAATGGTCCCCCTTTTCCCTAACGATGATCGCGTTACTTTAGTGGTGGACAGTACAAGATTTGTAGTTGATCCTGCCCTGTTTGTGGCTCACCCAAACACCATGCTAGGTCGGATGTTCAG CTCTTCTTTGGACACACATCCTAATGAGAGGGGTGAATATGAAGTGGCAGAGGGTATTCCGGCTTCAGTGTTTCGTTCGATTTTGGAATACTACAAGGGAGGCCTGATCAAATGCCCCCCTTCAATATCTGTTCAAGAGCTAAGAGAGGCTTGTGATTATCTGCTCATCCCCTTTGATGCTTCTACAGTTAAATGCCAAAACTTAA GGGGACTTTTGCATGAATTATCAAATGAGGGTGCTCGTTGccaatttgaagtttttcttgAAGATCTAATTTTGCCTTTGATGGTTAATTCAGCCCAAAGGGGCGATCGGGAATGTCACATTGTAGTCTTACTTGATGATGATACTGTTGATTGGGATGAAGAATATCCACCTCAGATGGGGGAGGAATATAGTCAGACCGTGAATAGCACTGCAATGtataggttttttaaatatattgaaaatcgaGATGTGGCCAAGCAGGTGCTCAAAGACAGAGGTCTGAAGAAAATTAGGTTGGGGATTGAAGGATATCCTACCTACAAAGAGAAAGTGAGGAAACGCCCTGGTGGTAGGGCTGAGGTGATTTACAATTACGTCCAAAGGCCTTTTATCCACATGTCATGGGAGAAAGAAGAGGCAAAGAGCAGACATGTGGACTTTCAATGTGTAAAGTCCAAGAGCGTTACGAATTTAGCTGAGGCAACTGCAGATCCAGCTTTGGAGTTAGATGCAAGAG GTAATCCTATTGTCACTGCCACCATCGGAGACCCGGCCCCGGCTGATATGCCCGCTTTAGATAATGAGGAAGGGGCAGTCGGAGGCATCCCTGATCTGTTTCCTGCCAACAATCTACCACCCGACGATCCTAACGTTTAA
- the Nxt1 gene encoding NTF2-related export protein, translated as MANIELKAKIDQACRVAEEFTKLYYETTDKRRQLMERLYLDTGLLSWNGNGVKGKKNIQTFISNLPYSDHTLVTLDAQPILDSAVNGQLTFMIQASGTVKFQDKTPKTFQQNFIVTAEGDKWKIVSDCFRIQEPLSK; from the exons atggCCAATATTGAG TTGAAAGCGAAAATCGACCAAGCCTGCCGAGTGGCTGAAGAGTTCACTAAACTCTATTATGAAACCACAGACAAAAGAAGACAA CTTATGGAAAGACTTTACTTGGACACAGGACTATTGTCATGGAATGGAAATGGAGTCAAAGGCAAGAAAAACATACAAACATTCATCAGCAATTTACCATACTCTGATCACACTTTAGTTACATTGGATGCGCAACCTATATTAG ACAGCGCTGTTAATGGACAGTTAACATTTATGATTCAGGCCAGTGGGACTGTAAAGTTTCAGGACAAAACACCAAAAACTTTccaacaaaatttcattgtcACAGCTGAAGGGGACAAATGGAAGATTGTCAGTGATTGTTTCAGAATACAAGAGCCTTTAAGCAAATAG
- the whd gene encoding carnitine O-palmitoyltransferase 1, liver isoform isoform X1, with protein MAEAHAAVAFSFSITHEGWDVNLDREVLHLVWQSGVRSWKKRIARLLNNVHNGIYPGHYSYLCVIIGLVSAMHLNGLKVPLNLPPKILSICPSQTILWNLGACALSSLTYWLSGVYFLRYSLKMLFMYKRWMYELQTKDSKPSFITKIWIGMVKVLGGWNTPKLYSYQSSLPRLPLPSLHDTVMRYLKSVRPLLDDSAHAKMVKLAAKFENGIGKKLQRYLVLKSWWSSNYVSDWWEEYVYLRGRYPLMINSNFYGIDAIMLHPTTNQAARAGSIINSLLMFRRLLDRQELDPILIQGLVPLCNWQYERIFNTTRVPGTEADKILHFPDSTHIAVYHKGRYFKVFIYHRGRILRPAEIQMQIEQILKDESQPQPGEEKLAALTAGVRKHWAYVRDKYFSKGVNRISLDAIEKAAFVVVLDDFPYEFDMDDPSKLDRYGKVLLHGRGYDRWFDKSFTLCIGSNGRLGFNAEHSWADAAVVSHLWEWVVTEESYDPRSDAPILAHCLEYILLEEAETLRFDTNGNTLGNPEFTPPPPSRLNWHIKFECQNDIQASLDIANKLIEDFDLRIYVHDRYGKGFMKGCKLSPDAYIQMALQLAYFRDAGKFCLTYEATMTRLYREGRTETVRPCTEQSSNWVRAMEDQNVPAEEKIRLLRIACETHQRAVKDAMCGKGIDRHIFCLFVVSKYLEIESPFLKEVLSDSWRLSTSQTPHGQTKRMDLKKHPKCISAGGGFGPVADDGYGVSYIIAGEDLLFFHISNKKSCPTTDCHRFARKIETALADMHQLHVQLFNKSKSSVI; from the exons ATGGCAGAAGCCCATGCAGCGGTAGCCTTTTCCTTTTCCATCACCCATGAAGGATGGGATGTAAATCTGGACAGAGAAGTGTTGCACTTGGTATGGCAAAGTGGAGTAAGATCATGGAAAAAAAGGATAGCAAGATTGCTG AACAATGTTCATAATGGCATCTACCCAGGCCATTACAGCTATTTATGCGTAATAATAGGACTGGTATCTGCAATGCATCTTAACGGTCTCAAGGTACCATTGAACTTGCCTCCCAAAATTTTAAGCATATGTCCCTC GCAAACTATACTATGGAATTTAGGTGCTTGTGCATTATCCTCACTAACTTACTGGCTGTCTGGAGTTTACTTCTTGCGGTATTCCTTAAAAATGCTGTTTATGTACAAACGGTGGATGTATGAATTGCAAACTAAAGACAGTAAACCTTCATTTATAACAAAGATTTGGATTGGTATGGTTAAAGTCTTAGGAGGGTGGAACACCCCTAAGTTGTATAGCTATCAGAGCTCTTTGCCTAGACTACCATTACCTTCCCTTCATGACACAGTGATGAGG TACCTCAAAAGCGTACGCCCGCTGCTTGATGACTCAGCTCATGCCAAAATGGTAAAACTAGctgcaaaatttgaaaacggcATCGGCAAGAAGCTGCAACGTTATCTTGTTTTAAAATCCTGGTGGTCGTCAAATTATGTCTCTGATTGGTGGGAGGAATATGTTTATTTGAGGGGCAGATACCCATTGATGATTAATTCGAATTTCTATGGCATTGACGCTATAATGTTACATCCCACAACTAATCAAGCTGCAAGAGCTGGCTCAATTATCAATTCTCTTCTAATGTTTCGAAG ATTGTTGGATAGACAGGAATTAGATCCTATCCTTATTCAAGGCCTAGTACCTCTGTGCAACTGGCAGTATGAACGGATTTTTAACACCACAAGAGTTCCAGGGACAGAAGCtgataaaatattacatttccCAGATAGTACTCACATAGCAGTATATCATAAGGGGAGGTATTTTAAGGTTTTCATCTATCACAGAGGAAGGATTTTGAGACCCGCAGAAATTCAAAT gcaaattGAGCAAATACTCAAAGACGAATCACAGCCACAACCAGGCGAAGAGAAACTGGCTGCTTTGACTGCAGGAGTTAGAAAGCATTGGGCTTATGTTAgggacaaatatttttcaaaaggaGTTAATAGGATTTCCTTAGATGCCATTGAGAAAGCAGCTTTTGTGGTGGTTTTAGACGATTTTCCTTATGAATTTGACAtg GATGATCCCTCAAAATTGGACAGATATGGGAAAGTTTTGCTTCATGGACGGGGATATGATAGATGGTTTGATAAGTCATTTACACTATGTATAGGAAGCAATGGTAGATTGGGATTTAATGCTGAGCATTCTTG ggCAGACGCAGCTGTGGTGTCCCACCTTTGGGAATGGGTGGTCACAGAAGAATCTTATGATCCCCG GTCTGACGCTCCGATTCTTGCGCACTGCTTGGAATATATTTTGCTTGAAGAAGCTGAAACCCTACG ATTCGACACCAACGGCAATACTTTAGGTAACCCAGAATTCACGCCTCCACCCCCAAGCAGATTGAACTGGCATATCAAGTTCGAGTGCCAAAACGACATCCAGGCCAGTTTAGATATAGCAAATAAGCTGATCGAAGACTTTGACCTTCGGATATATGTTCACGATAGATATGGCAAAG GATTTATGAAAGGTTGCAAATTAAGCCCAGACGCCTACATTCAAATGGCCCTGCAGTTGGCCTATTTCCGAGACGCCGGCAAATTTTGCCTGACCTACGAAGCGACAATGACGAGACTGTATAGGGAAGGCAGGACCGAAACAGTGAGGCCCTGCACTGAACAGTCTTCCAACTGGGTGAGAGCCATGGAAGATCAGAACGTACCTGCTGAGGAGAAGATTAGGCTATTGAGAATTGCCTGTGAAACGCACCAa AGGGCAGTAAAGGATGCGATGTGCGGTAAAGGCATTGACAGACATATTTTCTGTCTATTTGTCGTTTCCAAATACCTGGAAATAGAATCGCCCTTCTTGAAGGAAGTGTTGAGTGATTCATGGAGGTTGTCGACGTCACAAACGCCTCACGGACAAACCAAGAGGATGGATCTCAAAAAACACCCAAAATGTATATCTGCAGGAGGCGGTTTTGGGCCTGTGGCCGACGATGGGTACGGCGTCTCTTACATAATTGCAGGAGAGGATTTATTGTTCTTccatatttcaaacaaaaagagTTGTCCTACGACG GATTGTCACCGATTCGCtcgaaaaattgaaacagcCTTAGCGGACATGCATCAGCTTCACgtacaattatttaataaatcaaagaGCAGCGTTATTTAG
- the whd gene encoding carnitine O-palmitoyltransferase 1, liver isoform isoform X3 — MAEAHAAVAFSFSITHEGWDVNLDREVLHLVWQSGVRSWKKRIARLLNNVHNGIYPGHYSYLCVIIGLVSAMHLNGLKVPLNLPPKILSICPSQTILWNLGACALSSLTYWLSGVYFLRYSLKMLFMYKRWMYELQTKDSKPSFITKIWIGMVKVLGGWNTPKLYSYQSSLPRLPLPSLHDTVMRYLKSVRPLLDDSAHAKMVKLAAKFENGIGKKLQRYLVLKSWWSSNYVSDWWEEYVYLRGRYPLMINSNFYGIDAIMLHPTTNQAARAGSIINSLLMFRRLLDRQELDPILIQGLVPLCNWQYERIFNTTRVPGTEADKILHFPDSTHIAVYHKGRYFKVFIYHRGRILRPAEIQMQIEQILKDESQPQPGEEKLAALTAGVRKHWAYVRDKYFSKGVNRISLDAIEKAAFVVVLDDFPYEFDMDDPSKLDRYGKVLLHGRGYDRWFDKSFTLCIGSNGRLGFNAEHSWSDAPILAHCLEYILLEEAETLRFDTNGNTLGNPEFTPPPPSRLNWHIKFECQNDIQASLDIANKLIEDFDLRIYVHDRYGKGFMKGCKLSPDAYIQMALQLAYFRDAGKFCLTYEATMTRLYREGRTETVRPCTEQSSNWVRAMEDQNVPAEEKIRLLRIACETHQRAVKDAMCGKGIDRHIFCLFVVSKYLEIESPFLKEVLSDSWRLSTSQTPHGQTKRMDLKKHPKCISAGGGFGPVADDGYGVSYIIAGEDLLFFHISNKKSCPTTDCHRFARKIETALADMHQLHVQLFNKSKSSVI; from the exons ATGGCAGAAGCCCATGCAGCGGTAGCCTTTTCCTTTTCCATCACCCATGAAGGATGGGATGTAAATCTGGACAGAGAAGTGTTGCACTTGGTATGGCAAAGTGGAGTAAGATCATGGAAAAAAAGGATAGCAAGATTGCTG AACAATGTTCATAATGGCATCTACCCAGGCCATTACAGCTATTTATGCGTAATAATAGGACTGGTATCTGCAATGCATCTTAACGGTCTCAAGGTACCATTGAACTTGCCTCCCAAAATTTTAAGCATATGTCCCTC GCAAACTATACTATGGAATTTAGGTGCTTGTGCATTATCCTCACTAACTTACTGGCTGTCTGGAGTTTACTTCTTGCGGTATTCCTTAAAAATGCTGTTTATGTACAAACGGTGGATGTATGAATTGCAAACTAAAGACAGTAAACCTTCATTTATAACAAAGATTTGGATTGGTATGGTTAAAGTCTTAGGAGGGTGGAACACCCCTAAGTTGTATAGCTATCAGAGCTCTTTGCCTAGACTACCATTACCTTCCCTTCATGACACAGTGATGAGG TACCTCAAAAGCGTACGCCCGCTGCTTGATGACTCAGCTCATGCCAAAATGGTAAAACTAGctgcaaaatttgaaaacggcATCGGCAAGAAGCTGCAACGTTATCTTGTTTTAAAATCCTGGTGGTCGTCAAATTATGTCTCTGATTGGTGGGAGGAATATGTTTATTTGAGGGGCAGATACCCATTGATGATTAATTCGAATTTCTATGGCATTGACGCTATAATGTTACATCCCACAACTAATCAAGCTGCAAGAGCTGGCTCAATTATCAATTCTCTTCTAATGTTTCGAAG ATTGTTGGATAGACAGGAATTAGATCCTATCCTTATTCAAGGCCTAGTACCTCTGTGCAACTGGCAGTATGAACGGATTTTTAACACCACAAGAGTTCCAGGGACAGAAGCtgataaaatattacatttccCAGATAGTACTCACATAGCAGTATATCATAAGGGGAGGTATTTTAAGGTTTTCATCTATCACAGAGGAAGGATTTTGAGACCCGCAGAAATTCAAAT gcaaattGAGCAAATACTCAAAGACGAATCACAGCCACAACCAGGCGAAGAGAAACTGGCTGCTTTGACTGCAGGAGTTAGAAAGCATTGGGCTTATGTTAgggacaaatatttttcaaaaggaGTTAATAGGATTTCCTTAGATGCCATTGAGAAAGCAGCTTTTGTGGTGGTTTTAGACGATTTTCCTTATGAATTTGACAtg GATGATCCCTCAAAATTGGACAGATATGGGAAAGTTTTGCTTCATGGACGGGGATATGATAGATGGTTTGATAAGTCATTTACACTATGTATAGGAAGCAATGGTAGATTGGGATTTAATGCTGAGCATTCTTG GTCTGACGCTCCGATTCTTGCGCACTGCTTGGAATATATTTTGCTTGAAGAAGCTGAAACCCTACG ATTCGACACCAACGGCAATACTTTAGGTAACCCAGAATTCACGCCTCCACCCCCAAGCAGATTGAACTGGCATATCAAGTTCGAGTGCCAAAACGACATCCAGGCCAGTTTAGATATAGCAAATAAGCTGATCGAAGACTTTGACCTTCGGATATATGTTCACGATAGATATGGCAAAG GATTTATGAAAGGTTGCAAATTAAGCCCAGACGCCTACATTCAAATGGCCCTGCAGTTGGCCTATTTCCGAGACGCCGGCAAATTTTGCCTGACCTACGAAGCGACAATGACGAGACTGTATAGGGAAGGCAGGACCGAAACAGTGAGGCCCTGCACTGAACAGTCTTCCAACTGGGTGAGAGCCATGGAAGATCAGAACGTACCTGCTGAGGAGAAGATTAGGCTATTGAGAATTGCCTGTGAAACGCACCAa AGGGCAGTAAAGGATGCGATGTGCGGTAAAGGCATTGACAGACATATTTTCTGTCTATTTGTCGTTTCCAAATACCTGGAAATAGAATCGCCCTTCTTGAAGGAAGTGTTGAGTGATTCATGGAGGTTGTCGACGTCACAAACGCCTCACGGACAAACCAAGAGGATGGATCTCAAAAAACACCCAAAATGTATATCTGCAGGAGGCGGTTTTGGGCCTGTGGCCGACGATGGGTACGGCGTCTCTTACATAATTGCAGGAGAGGATTTATTGTTCTTccatatttcaaacaaaaagagTTGTCCTACGACG GATTGTCACCGATTCGCtcgaaaaattgaaacagcCTTAGCGGACATGCATCAGCTTCACgtacaattatttaataaatcaaagaGCAGCGTTATTTAG
- the Uch-L5 gene encoding ubiquitin carboxyl-terminal hydrolase isozyme L5 — protein sequence MSEKAGDWCLIESDPGVFSELIREFGCKGIQVEEMWSLEDNLFVNLRPIHGLIFLFKWTNDTSEPSGSLVQDNRLDKIFFAKQVIENACATQAILSVLLNCRHPDVKLGPTLTELKDFCQGFDANMKGLTISNSQVISSVHNSFARQQIFEFDPTFSKKQEDAYHFISYVPIDGRLYELDGLKEGPIDLGAIPADTEWTDIVKPIIEKRMKRYSEGEIHFNLMALISDRIMMYERRMEEVQKKIDAGSTEESYKSQVNDCKLLIREEETKRNQYRIENIRRKHNYLPLIVEILKLLAKEGKLMPLYEQAKDRALKRQKVKN from the exons ATGAGCGAAAAAGCAGGAGATTGGTGTTTAATAGAAAGCGACCCTGGAGTCTTTTCTGAGCTGATTCGCGAATTTG GATGCAAGGGGATCCAAGTCGAAGAGATGTGGAGCTTGGAGGACAACCTCTTTGTCAACCTtcg ccCTATTCATGGCTTGATATTCCTTTTCAAATGGACAAATGATACATCAGAACCAAGTGGTTCACTTGTTCAAGACAATAGGCTAGACAAGATCTTTTTTGCCAAACAAGTGATAGAAAATGCCTGCGCCACTCAAGCAATCTTAAGTGTTTTGCTCAATTGCCGTCATCCTGATGTCAAACTAGGTCCTACCCTGACAGAACTGAAGGATTTCTGCCAGGGTTTTGATGCCAACATGAAAGGCCTGACAATCAGTAATTCCCAAGTGATTAGTTCTGTTCACAACTCCTTCGCGCGACAGCAAATCTTTGAATTTGACCCCACTTTCAGTAAGAAGCAGGAAGATGCCTATCATTTTATTAGTTACGTTCCCATTGATGGGAGGTTGTATGAATTGGATGGACTAAAAGAAGGGCCTATTGATTTGGGTGCCATTCCTGCTGATACCGAATGGACTGATATTGTTAAGCCTATAATTGAGAAGAGGATGAAGag ATATAGTGAAGGAGAAATCCACTTCAACTTAATGGCGTTAATTAGCGATCGGATAATGATGTATGAGCGCAGAATGGAAGAGGTGCAGAAGAAAATTGATGCAGGCTCCACTGAGGAAAGTTACAAGAGTCAGGTCAACGATTGCAAGTTATTGATACGAGAAGAGGAGACCAAAAGGAATCAGTATAGAATAGAGAATATTAGACGAAAGCACAACTATTTGCCTTTGATAGTGGAGATTTTGAAGTTGCTGGCCAAGGAGGGAAAACTTATGCCTTTGTATGAACAAGCAAAAGATAGAGCTTTGAAGAGGCagaaagtgaaaaattaa
- the whd gene encoding carnitine O-palmitoyltransferase 1, liver isoform isoform X2: MAEAHAAVAFSFSITHEGWDVNLDREVLHLVWQSGVRSWKKRIARLLNNVHNGIYPGHYSYLCVIIGLVSAMHLNGLKVPLNLPPKILSICPSQTILWNLGACALSSLTYWLSGVYFLRYSLKMLFMYKRWMYELQTKDSKPSFITKIWIGMVKVLGGWNTPKLYSYQSSLPRLPLPSLHDTVMRYLKSVRPLLDDSAHAKMVKLAAKFENGIGKKLQRYLVLKSWWSSNYVSDWWEEYVYLRGRYPLMINSNFYGIDAIMLHPTTNQAARAGSIINSLLMFRRLLDRQELDPILIQGLVPLCNWQYERIFNTTRVPGTEADKILHFPDSTHIAVYHKGRYFKVFIYHRGRILRPAEIQMQIEQILKDESQPQPGEEKLAALTAGVRKHWAYVRDKYFSKGVNRISLDAIEKAAFVVVLDDFPYEFDMDDPSKLDRYGKVLLHGRGYDRWFDKSFTLCIGSNGRLGFNAEHSWADAAVVSHLWEWVVTEESYDPRFDTNGNTLGNPEFTPPPPSRLNWHIKFECQNDIQASLDIANKLIEDFDLRIYVHDRYGKGFMKGCKLSPDAYIQMALQLAYFRDAGKFCLTYEATMTRLYREGRTETVRPCTEQSSNWVRAMEDQNVPAEEKIRLLRIACETHQRAVKDAMCGKGIDRHIFCLFVVSKYLEIESPFLKEVLSDSWRLSTSQTPHGQTKRMDLKKHPKCISAGGGFGPVADDGYGVSYIIAGEDLLFFHISNKKSCPTTDCHRFARKIETALADMHQLHVQLFNKSKSSVI, translated from the exons ATGGCAGAAGCCCATGCAGCGGTAGCCTTTTCCTTTTCCATCACCCATGAAGGATGGGATGTAAATCTGGACAGAGAAGTGTTGCACTTGGTATGGCAAAGTGGAGTAAGATCATGGAAAAAAAGGATAGCAAGATTGCTG AACAATGTTCATAATGGCATCTACCCAGGCCATTACAGCTATTTATGCGTAATAATAGGACTGGTATCTGCAATGCATCTTAACGGTCTCAAGGTACCATTGAACTTGCCTCCCAAAATTTTAAGCATATGTCCCTC GCAAACTATACTATGGAATTTAGGTGCTTGTGCATTATCCTCACTAACTTACTGGCTGTCTGGAGTTTACTTCTTGCGGTATTCCTTAAAAATGCTGTTTATGTACAAACGGTGGATGTATGAATTGCAAACTAAAGACAGTAAACCTTCATTTATAACAAAGATTTGGATTGGTATGGTTAAAGTCTTAGGAGGGTGGAACACCCCTAAGTTGTATAGCTATCAGAGCTCTTTGCCTAGACTACCATTACCTTCCCTTCATGACACAGTGATGAGG TACCTCAAAAGCGTACGCCCGCTGCTTGATGACTCAGCTCATGCCAAAATGGTAAAACTAGctgcaaaatttgaaaacggcATCGGCAAGAAGCTGCAACGTTATCTTGTTTTAAAATCCTGGTGGTCGTCAAATTATGTCTCTGATTGGTGGGAGGAATATGTTTATTTGAGGGGCAGATACCCATTGATGATTAATTCGAATTTCTATGGCATTGACGCTATAATGTTACATCCCACAACTAATCAAGCTGCAAGAGCTGGCTCAATTATCAATTCTCTTCTAATGTTTCGAAG ATTGTTGGATAGACAGGAATTAGATCCTATCCTTATTCAAGGCCTAGTACCTCTGTGCAACTGGCAGTATGAACGGATTTTTAACACCACAAGAGTTCCAGGGACAGAAGCtgataaaatattacatttccCAGATAGTACTCACATAGCAGTATATCATAAGGGGAGGTATTTTAAGGTTTTCATCTATCACAGAGGAAGGATTTTGAGACCCGCAGAAATTCAAAT gcaaattGAGCAAATACTCAAAGACGAATCACAGCCACAACCAGGCGAAGAGAAACTGGCTGCTTTGACTGCAGGAGTTAGAAAGCATTGGGCTTATGTTAgggacaaatatttttcaaaaggaGTTAATAGGATTTCCTTAGATGCCATTGAGAAAGCAGCTTTTGTGGTGGTTTTAGACGATTTTCCTTATGAATTTGACAtg GATGATCCCTCAAAATTGGACAGATATGGGAAAGTTTTGCTTCATGGACGGGGATATGATAGATGGTTTGATAAGTCATTTACACTATGTATAGGAAGCAATGGTAGATTGGGATTTAATGCTGAGCATTCTTG ggCAGACGCAGCTGTGGTGTCCCACCTTTGGGAATGGGTGGTCACAGAAGAATCTTATGATCCCCG ATTCGACACCAACGGCAATACTTTAGGTAACCCAGAATTCACGCCTCCACCCCCAAGCAGATTGAACTGGCATATCAAGTTCGAGTGCCAAAACGACATCCAGGCCAGTTTAGATATAGCAAATAAGCTGATCGAAGACTTTGACCTTCGGATATATGTTCACGATAGATATGGCAAAG GATTTATGAAAGGTTGCAAATTAAGCCCAGACGCCTACATTCAAATGGCCCTGCAGTTGGCCTATTTCCGAGACGCCGGCAAATTTTGCCTGACCTACGAAGCGACAATGACGAGACTGTATAGGGAAGGCAGGACCGAAACAGTGAGGCCCTGCACTGAACAGTCTTCCAACTGGGTGAGAGCCATGGAAGATCAGAACGTACCTGCTGAGGAGAAGATTAGGCTATTGAGAATTGCCTGTGAAACGCACCAa AGGGCAGTAAAGGATGCGATGTGCGGTAAAGGCATTGACAGACATATTTTCTGTCTATTTGTCGTTTCCAAATACCTGGAAATAGAATCGCCCTTCTTGAAGGAAGTGTTGAGTGATTCATGGAGGTTGTCGACGTCACAAACGCCTCACGGACAAACCAAGAGGATGGATCTCAAAAAACACCCAAAATGTATATCTGCAGGAGGCGGTTTTGGGCCTGTGGCCGACGATGGGTACGGCGTCTCTTACATAATTGCAGGAGAGGATTTATTGTTCTTccatatttcaaacaaaaagagTTGTCCTACGACG GATTGTCACCGATTCGCtcgaaaaattgaaacagcCTTAGCGGACATGCATCAGCTTCACgtacaattatttaataaatcaaagaGCAGCGTTATTTAG